The Vicia villosa cultivar HV-30 ecotype Madison, WI linkage group LG1, Vvil1.0, whole genome shotgun sequence genome includes a region encoding these proteins:
- the LOC131643110 gene encoding amino-acid permease BAT1 homolog, translating to MNSLHSKSRTIDSGHARLHELGYKQELKRDLSVLSNFAFSFSIISVLTGVTTLYNTGLNYGGPVSLVYGWLIASAFTMLVALSMAEICSSYPTSGGLYYWSAKLAGPNWAPFASWITGWFNIVGQWAVSTSVDFSLAQLIQVIILLSTGGKNGGGYEGSKYVTIALHGGILVLHGIVNSLPISWLSFLGQLAAFWNVLGVFVLMIVIPSVAPERASAKFVFTNFNSDNGAGINSKPYIFLLGLLMSQYTLTGYDASAHMTEETKDADINGPKGIISAVGISVIAGWGYILGITFAVTDIPYLLNENNEAGGYAIAEVFYLAFKRRFGHGVGGIICLGIVAVAIFFCGMSSVTANSRMAYAFSRDGAMPLSSLWHKVNKQEVPVNAVWLSVLISFCMALPSLGSIVAFEAMVSIAVIGLYIAYALPIFFRVTLAQKRFVAGPFNLGRYGVVVGWIAVIWVATISILFSLPVSYPITIETLNYTPVAVGCLLIIVLSYWLISGRHWFKGPITNISK from the exons ATGAACTCACTTCATTCCAAATCACGCACTATTGATTCCGGCCATGCTCGTCTTCACGAACTCGGTTACAAACAAGAACTCAAACGCGACCTATC GGTACTTTCGAATTTTGCGTTTTCGTTTTCGATTATATCAGTGTTAACTGGAGTAACAACACTTTACAACACTGGTTTGAACTATGGAGGTCCTGTTTCGCTTGTTTATGGATGGCTTATAGCTTCTGCTTTCACCATGCTTGTTGCTTTGTCAATGGCGGAAATTTGTTCGTCTTATCCGACTTCTGGTGGACTTTATTATTGGAGTGCCAAACTTGCCGGTCCGAATTGGGCTCCCTTTGCTTCATGGATTACTGGATG GTTCAATATTGTTGGTCAG TGGGCAGTGTCAACAAGTGTAGATTTTTCACTTGCACAGCTCATTCAGGTTATCATTCTTCTTAGTACTGGTGGAAAAAATGGTGGTGGTTATGAAGggtctaaatatgtaactattgCTTTACATGGTGGAATTTTAGTCTTACATGGTATAGTAAACAGCCTTCCTATCTCATGGTTATCATTCTTAGGACAGTTGGCTGCTTTCTGGAATGTTTTAG GTGTTTTTGTGCTAATGATTGTCATTCCATCTGTTGCACCGGAAAGAGCTAGTGCCAAATTTGTTTTCACTAATTTCAATAGCGACAACGGGGCAGGAATCAATAGTAAACCCTATATATTTCTCTTGGGACTTCTAATGAGTCAGTACACGCTAACAGGATATGATGCATCAGCTCATATG ACAGAGGAAACAAAGGATGCTGATATAAATGGACCAAAAGGAATTATCAGTGCTGTTGGAATATCTGTTATTGCTGGATGGGGTTACATACTCGGAATTACCTTTGCTGTTACCGACATTCCTTACCTTTTGAATGAAAATAATGAGGCTGGTGGATATGCCATTGCTGAAGTATTTTATCTTGCATTTAAGAGAAGATTCGGCCATGGAGTTGGTGGCATTATTTGCTTGGGAATTGTTGCTGTTGCTATATTTTTCTGTGGTATGAGTTCAGTTACAGCCAATTCAAG AATGGCTTATGCTTTCTCAAGAGATGGGGCCATGCCATTGTCATCTTTGTGGCACAAAGTTAACAAGCAGGAGGTCCCCGTAAACGCAGTTTGGCTTTCTGTTTTAATATCTTTTTGCATGGCATTACCG TCTCTTGGAAGTATAGTGGCATTTGAGGCCATGGTGTCCATAGCAGTGATTGGCCTCTACATTGCATATGCACTACCTATCTTCTTCAGAGTGACCTTGGCGCAGAAGCGGTTTGTTGCAGGGCCTTTCAACTTGGGTCGTTACGGAGTCGTTGTTGGTTGGATTGCAGTTATTTGGGTGGCAACAATCTCTATACTATTCTCATTACCTGTTTCATATCCAATAACCATTGAGACACTTAACTACACACCTGTTGCTGTTGGGTGTTTGCTCATTATAGTACTTTCTTATTGGTTAATCAGTGGTAGGCATTGGTTTAAAGGCCCTATAACCAATATATCAAAGTGA
- the LOC131646893 gene encoding F-box/kelch-repeat protein At3g06240-like, with amino-acid sequence MDIKPSFKTFYDPNEESDDDEVRRSYNPLSFFMRSTAYRPFTITVNNSFRSKMLRKNYIPLSRGSTIKISKNNIMSSSAKVNKSSSESKFSRNFIHDDLLVSSILSKLPVKSLKLFGCVRKSWSTLFENSDFMTIYSNHFISRHGSDDHYHTFLLARHNELPLTPGCCLFNSEFHLLGNTLKFNLPSPFQHSCTSFCILGSTSVNGIFCFGQEDSPQNKVQYVLWNPATDESRVIPPSINERKPHFPQNKLCLNYAFHGFGYDQVRDDFKVIQFVSLDKDGPSPYSKGYFEIYSLKTNSWRMISMKIDLSSCHFFPSFYGCEAYVDGVCHWLVTQPNSDDRYGVELTLLSFDLSDEAFITTSIGEESFSPYTYNRLLTVLNGSIALVSNYDDDIVFHIAILGELGVTEAWIKLYICGPLPSIKWLPSGFGKTGYMFFTKTTDGELAYIDLSTKQIEEVGITGGDSSHFTVGLYKKSLFRSEDLRSSVVMFLCGTKDKTKTTNGWWRQHKMDTANNILADMRHRWRVQW; translated from the exons ATGGACATCAAACCCTCTTTTAAAACGTTTTACGACCCCAACGAAGAATCCGACGACGACGAGGTCAGAAGAAGCTATAATCCATTATCGTTCTTCATGAGATCCACCGCCTACCGCCCTTTTACGATCACCGTAAACAACTCCTTCCGATCAAAGATGCTCCGCAAAAACTACATCCCACTATCCAGGGGTTCCACCATCAAGATCAGCAAAAACAATATTATGAGTTCCTCAGCCAAGGTAAACAAGTCGTCTTCTGAATCAAAGTTCAGCAGAAACTTTATTCATGATGATCTTCTTGTCTCGTCTATTCTTTCAAAACTTCCTGTAAAATCATTGAAGCTCTTTGGATGCGTACGCAAATCATGGTCCACTTTATTTGAAAACTCGGATTTCATGACCATATACAGCAACCATTTCATATCTCGTCACGGTTCCGATGATCATTATCATACATTTCTTCTCGCACGCCATAATGAACTGCCTCTCACACCTGGTTGTTGTTTATTCAACTCTGAATTCCATTTGCTCGGCAACACACTCAAATTCAATCTGCCATCTCCATTTCAACACTCCTGCACCAGTTTTTGTATTCTCGGCTCCACAAGTGTTAACGGCATTTTTTGTTTTGGGCAAGAAGATTCACCTCAGAATAAGGTCCAATATGTATTGTGGAATCCTGCTACTGACGAATCCCGCGTCATTCCTCCTAGCATCAATGAACGTAAACCACACTTCCCTCAAAACAAGTTGTGTCTGAACTATGCTTTTCATGGTTTTGGTTATGACCAAGTTAGAGATGACTTTAAGGTCATTCAGTTTGTATCATTGGATAAGGATGGGCCATCTCCGTATTCAAAAGGTTATTTTGAGATATATAGTTTAAAAACTAATTCTTGGAGAATGATCAGCATGAAGATTGATCTTTCTAGTTGCCATTTTTTTCCGTCATTTTATGGTTGCGAAGCTTATGTGGATGGAGTGTGTCATTGGTTGGTTACGCAACCTAACAGCGACGATCGTTATGGTGTTGAATTAACTCTCTTGTCATTTGACCTGAGTGATGAGGCATTCATTACAACATCCATCGGGGAAGAATCTTTTTCACCATACACTTATAATAGACTCTTGACGGTGTTAAATGGATCAATTGCTTTAGTCTCAAATTATGACGATGATATTGtttttcacatagctattctGGGTGAACTTGGTGTGACTGAAGCATGGATCAAACTATATATTTGTGGCCCCTTACCTTCCATCAAATGGCTCCCATCTGGATTTGGGAAGACAGGATATATGTTTTTTACAAAAACAACCGATGGTGAACTAGCCTATATTGATTTGAGCACCAAACAAATTGAGGAGGTTGGCATTACTGGTGGAGATTCAAGTCATTTTACGGTCGGTCTTTACAAGAAAAGCTTGTTTCGATCGGAGGATCTCCGATCaa GTGTGGTTATGTTTCTTTGTGGTACTAAAGACAAAACTAAAACGACAAATGGATGGTGGCGTCAACACAAGATGGATACTGCGAACAACATATTGGCTGATATGAGACATAGATGGCGAGTACAATGGTAA